GTAGCAATATTTTTTGTTTGTGCATAATAAGTTGTTGTATTAGCAGGATTAACATTTATTGTATTTCCTGAACCGATGGAAGTACCACCACAACTTCCTTCAAACCACTCAACAATAAATCCTACTCCGGGATTATCAACCGATAAAATTGACGTTGACCCACTACAAATGGTCAATGGTGTCGCAGTTATACTGGTTGGAGTTGCGGGTAAAGAGTTAATTCCAACAGATGTTGACGTCATATTTGAACAAGTGCCATCAGAAAAATCATATGTTACCAAATAAGTCCCGGGAGTACTGCCCGAAAGGTCAATCTCTCCGGTTAAAGAATTTATGCTTAAACCGGCCGTTGAACTATAACTTCCTCCAGCCTGACCACTTTGAGTTACAGAAGCTATTCCTGTACCGCAATAAGGAGAACCATTGTATGAAACTGTGGCTGTTGGCAATGCATTTACCGTTAAAGATATATTTCCGCATAATGTACCATCACAACTCCCTTCTCCCCGAACAAAATAAGTTGAAGACGATGTAACATTATTGATGACAAATGATGAATTTGTAGTCGAATCAATTTTAGTACCTCCACAACTTCCGGAATAAATAATCCATTGACTTGCATCATTCAAATTCCCCCCAATATTAATTGTTACATCTGTACCTGAACAAACGCTCGTACTGGCTGTAGTAAGAACAGGAACATCCGGTACGATACAAAGTGAAACGATTGTTACCAAATAATCTTCGACTTCTCCCCAAGTAAAAGTACCACACGGCAGGGCATTGGTATTGCTGCCATCTCCTTCTATTATAATACGCATCTTTGTTGTTCCGGGAGTTGCCGTTATGGGAATAACAATATTTCCTGACATGGTTTGATTGCCTGAATAGGTACTCCCAAACATTAATTCTGATGCATCGTCGAATATCCCATTTTGGTCTAAATCAATATATACCTTACAATATCCGCCATATTGATCGGCTAGAAATTCTTCAGTAACCGAAATCGGATAGTTTTGCCCTTGCAGAACAATTCCCGGAGTTACAGTACCTGTATAATCAGTATATCCAATTGTTTTTACCACAGGAGATGAATTATTTATTCCTGCAAAAGTTACGTTAGTAATCGATTCGTATAACTCAGGGGAACTTGATTGAGCGGAACAGTAACAAGGCTCGCTTGAAGTTGTGAATGTCCAGGTACTTTCGCCGATAGCATCACCGCATGAATTCTTAGGTACCACTTTCCAATAGTAAGTTGTATTTGCTGACAACGTTCCAGTGGAGTAACTGTTTATAGCAACATTGGCTGTAACACTTCCGGGCAAACTTCCTGCACCAAAATATACATCATATGATGTTGCGTCAGCAACTACATCCCACGAAATTGAACTTAAGACTCCGTCTCCTGCAAAACAAATATCAGTAGCTGTATTACCCGGAGATGGATTAGCTGTAGTTCCAGGAACAGTTAAAATTAGGACATCGGCCTGACCTGACATTGGAAAATCGCAACCATCAGCTACATGATGTCCAACAACTGTGTATGATCCTGCTGTAGTTTGATTTCCAAAGCTAATGGCAGCTCCAGTACCAGAAACAACATTGCCAGTTGGCGAACCATCCAGATACAATTCGTAAGTAACTCCAGTTTCGGAACCATCTAATCCTACATCAACACCACTACCTCCTGAACAGTAACTTCCACCACCGGTTACATTTTGATAATTTACATTACAAGGTGCAGTAATGTTTATTGAGTAATCTTCCACCTCACCATAATCAAAATTCAGACAGGGATTTGCGCACGAAGTTTCATTATAAATTAACCGAACTCTCATTCTTGTATTACCAATGGTTGCAGTACCTGGGACATTGAAAGAGTAAGTTCGTTGATTATTACCATTGACGTCTAAACCATAATCACAAACAATATTATCTCCTGCTTGAGTAAATTCACCATCCCGATCCCAGTCAACCCAAACGTGTATTCCATAACTTGTATTGGAGAATACATCCACTGTTAAAGAAACCCCGGTTTCTCCCTGAACTAAATCAGTCGATAAAACGGTATAATCTCCATAACCTCCCGATGAAAACCCAGTTCCTGAGGAAGAATTATCAATACTCCCTAGCCTTACCCGATCAATATACCTTAAGGTGTTACTCACAGCTGGCTCACAATAACTAATATCCTCTGTTGTAAAACTCCATACAGAACACCCCGAAGCGTTTCCAAATGAATTATAGGGTACAATTTTCCAGTAATAGTTAGTCAAAAAATCCAGATCTGCAGATGGATTATAAGAAGTAACATTTCCTAAGTCTGTTCCATTCTCGATATTAGTAGCTCCTGCATCGGTTCCAAAATAAAGATAATATCCGGTAGCTCCCGGATCGGCATCCCAGCTAAGTGTTCCGTCAACGGCAAAATTTATTTCTCCATCTGTCGGAAAATTTGGTGATGTGCACAATGGAGATGTATTAATTAATGTTCCTTGAATTTTTACATCATCAATCCGATATCTTCCCGCCTGATTGTTGCTATCATAACCCCATCCAAATTGCAAATTGTTGACACCAGCAGCTCCTGCAGGTAAAATAATTTGTACTCCATTATTTACCAAGGCCCATGTTGAATTACTGTTTACATCCGTAAAACTTACTTGATTCCAATTATTGCCACCATCATTTGACCAATATAAAACTGCAGTTTCATTACTTGTTCTTCTTGCACCCCACAAAATAGAGACTTCCGAATATCCAACTGTTGAAACGCCATCAAAAACAATATACCTTAACTGATTACTACTTCCTGAAGATAGATTACTCTGACCGGAAGCACCTGAATATCCAGAAGATGGGTTTGTGCTACTAACTGTCCAACTATTATTACCTATTGCACTCCAACCTGCAGGCATTGTTGTACCCGTTCCAAAATTCTGAGAGTAAATAGTTGTTTGCCCTTGCGTATTTAAAGACCAAAAAACAGACAAAATTAATATGAAAAAAAATCTCTGAGTTCTGCCCACAGTAAAAAGAGGCAATCGTTTCCTGGCAGATACAATTCCTCCATTTTGGATATTAATCCAAGTATTTTTACAGCACACTATTTGCACAACTCTTTGTTCTTAACCTGTCTAACCTTTTCGGATTCAAAAACAAACAGAATTATTCAAAACAAACAAAATACTTTCGAAACTCAACGAAGAGTTCTATCTGTATTAAACACTCTGAAAATTATCCTGCCTCCGAAACAAACAATCGTTTCATACTAAAGTTTAGATTAGATTTCATTTAGAATGGCTCTAAACAACTTTAATATTTTGAACGCCAATCAATTTAGCACCCAAATATAGAAACTATCATCCTCTCATTTAACGACGACAAAAATAAAGAATTAACAATATCATGTGAAAAGAAATGGACCTGATGGCAAGATTTATCCCATTGTGGGACACAAATGCCACATTTAGACGTCTTCTCATTGTGTCTAGCACAATAACAGTTTCACAACAACTTTACAACCAGTACTTTTGCATAGAAAAAGCCCGATATTAACAAAGTATCAATATCGGGCACACATCAAATTATTTATTAATTTCTATTCTTCCGAGAATCCTTTTCCTGTATTTTTTAATTCATCAATATCGTTTACTGTAAAATCGCCGTAAAAAGAAACAACAATACGAAGGCCTTTGTTATTTTCTCCTTTTGTAAAAACATGGCATTCTGAAAAATTCTTCTTTTTACCCAAGAGCCATATCTCGGCATCGTCATCCTCATCTTCTTCAAATTTATGATATTGCGATGGCAACATCCCAATTGCTTTCCGGGTAAATTCATCTGCACTTAAATCTCCTTTTTCAGGATTGTACGACAAAAATCGAATTTTATGCAAATCGCCGGTAACGTTTCGCTCGTCATCCTCATCTCCCAAATCGATATCAATCGCATCAATCATATTTTTCGAAAAGGTAAAATTGGTAACTCCATCGCGCCCCGAAAATACATCGTAAATTTTATCCGATTTGCTCTGCGCTACAGCCAACATGGTGGCCAGCATAAAAGCCAAAGTGAAAATTACTTTTGTTATTGTTTTCATGTTTCCAAAAAATGACTGAGGACAGAAGCCAGAAGACCGAAGCTTACTTCAAATCAAAAGACTTCATTCCTCTTGTTAATACTTTTATTCAATATCCGCCTCTTCCAAAGCTTTTTTCTCCGTAAGCCCTTCAGGCTTCATTTCCCAATATTTACCAACCATGTCTCCATCCCAGGTATTCGAAACATTTTCAATGTCATGAATAATCTCAATTAACTCATCACCCAAATA
The sequence above is a segment of the uncultured Draconibacterium sp. genome. Coding sequences within it:
- a CDS encoding GEVED domain-containing protein; amino-acid sequence: MPAGWSAIGNNSWTVSSTNPSSGYSGASGQSNLSSGSSNQLRYIVFDGVSTVGYSEVSILWGARRTSNETAVLYWSNDGGNNWNQVSFTDVNSNSTWALVNNGVQIILPAGAAGVNNLQFGWGYDSNNQAGRYRIDDVKIQGTLINTSPLCTSPNFPTDGEINFAVDGTLSWDADPGATGYYLYFGTDAGATNIENGTDLGNVTSYNPSADLDFLTNYYWKIVPYNSFGNASGCSVWSFTTEDISYCEPAVSNTLRYIDRVRLGSIDNSSSGTGFSSGGYGDYTVLSTDLVQGETGVSLTVDVFSNTSYGIHVWVDWDRDGEFTQAGDNIVCDYGLDVNGNNQRTYSFNVPGTATIGNTRMRVRLIYNETSCANPCLNFDYGEVEDYSINITAPCNVNYQNVTGGGSYCSGGSGVDVGLDGSETGVTYELYLDGSPTGNVVSGTGAAISFGNQTTAGSYTVVGHHVADGCDFPMSGQADVLILTVPGTTANPSPGNTATDICFAGDGVLSSISWDVVADATSYDVYFGAGSLPGSVTANVAINSYSTGTLSANTTYYWKVVPKNSCGDAIGESTWTFTTSSEPCYCSAQSSSPELYESITNVTFAGINNSSPVVKTIGYTDYTGTVTPGIVLQGQNYPISVTEEFLADQYGGYCKVYIDLDQNGIFDDASELMFGSTYSGNQTMSGNIVIPITATPGTTKMRIIIEGDGSNTNALPCGTFTWGEVEDYLVTIVSLCIVPDVPVLTTASTSVCSGTDVTINIGGNLNDASQWIIYSGSCGGTKIDSTTNSSFVINNVTSSSTYFVRGEGSCDGTLCGNISLTVNALPTATVSYNGSPYCGTGIASVTQSGQAGGSYSSTAGLSINSLTGEIDLSGSTPGTYLVTYDFSDGTCSNMTSTSVGINSLPATPTSITATPLTICSGSTSILSVDNPGVGFIVEWFEGSCGGTSIGSGNTINVNPANTTTYYAQTKNIATNCVSATCAEVTVNVQNPSVTLGAMPTICVNVGVAYVPILASTDNPNLYSIDYDYDANAAGFQDVNGWGIENPTQIPIIIPNGGWGISPGTYNGVLTVKLSYPECESEEYPVFVTITSDGEISTEVSVSGNPVCEGTAVTFTASAIGATNFRWTVNGLLVPDSISSTYTYNPINGDEVIGVAFVECKQSLVLTQNTHTMIVTPVPTATISGDASICEGATTSLSIGFTGTSPWNVTVQRDGANDNLITGITDNPYSFEVSEEGDYTISAFNDAVCDGTFSGSSTITVETTPVAGTLSKIPNVSSVCDGDNVSAILNGGAGGNGIDVLEYSIDGGSNWLAYTSGSNISTSGLNEVQIRTRRMADYCLPSTYEIVSWLINPLPTITLESNTAEACYADGTASLIYTATSGGANRYSIDYADTEIPDVNNASLTGGSIALVFPTDKNPGTYAGTLTVSNSVTGCVSEAYSIEIIIHELPASGEIIPD
- a CDS encoding DUF4252 domain-containing protein → MKTITKVIFTLAFMLATMLAVAQSKSDKIYDVFSGRDGVTNFTFSKNMIDAIDIDLGDEDDERNVTGDLHKIRFLSYNPEKGDLSADEFTRKAIGMLPSQYHKFEEDEDDDAEIWLLGKKKNFSECHVFTKGENNKGLRIVVSFYGDFTVNDIDELKNTGKGFSEE